The following proteins are co-located in the Gemmatimonadaceae bacterium genome:
- a CDS encoding NADH-quinone oxidoreductase subunit B family protein: MGLASRTETRSVSYEPQSQEGWVTTRLDFLVNWGRANSLWPMPFGTACCAIEFMATAASRFDLARFGMERMSFSPRQADVLICAGRVPFKLAPIIRRIWQQMPQPKWCISMGACASSGGMFDNYAVVQGIDTIIPVDVYVPGCPPRPEGLIYGIRMLQDKVMNERGSDSRLRDEIVPDPSSQLYIPAAAIDELSEPFGNSVQQNRSAP, from the coding sequence ATGGGACTAGCATCTCGCACGGAGACCCGCTCGGTCTCCTACGAACCGCAGAGTCAGGAAGGCTGGGTCACGACCCGCCTCGATTTCCTGGTCAACTGGGGGCGCGCCAACTCGCTCTGGCCAATGCCCTTCGGAACGGCATGCTGCGCCATCGAGTTCATGGCCACCGCCGCAAGCCGCTTTGATCTCGCGAGGTTCGGCATGGAACGGATGAGTTTCTCCCCCAGGCAGGCGGATGTTCTCATCTGCGCTGGGCGTGTGCCTTTCAAGCTGGCACCGATCATCCGTCGGATCTGGCAGCAGATGCCTCAGCCCAAATGGTGTATTTCGATGGGTGCGTGCGCTTCCAGCGGCGGGATGTTCGACAACTACGCGGTTGTCCAGGGAATCGATACGATCATTCCGGTCGACGTTTACGTTCCCGGCTGCCCGCCGCGGCCGGAAGGGCTGATCTACGGCATCCGGATGTTGCAGGACAAGGTGATGAACGAACGTGGGTCGGACAGCCGACTCAGGGACGAGATCGTTCCCGATCCTTCCAGTCAGCTGTATATCCCTGCCGCCGCCATCGACGAATTGTCGGAGCCATTCGGTAATTCGGTACAGCAGAATCGATCAGCGCCGTGA